The following DNA comes from Marinilactibacillus sp. Marseille-P9653.
ATGCATATTGGTAAGATTTCATTACTTGTTGTTTTGCAACTTTAAACAAGCGATGCTTCGCTCCGTAATACCCTTTAGCTAGCTTTAAAACGCGATTACGGCGCTTGCGGGAGACTACTCCACCTTTAACTCGTGCCATTGTTGATTTCCTCCTTGGTTGCACTCTCGATCAAACGAGTGCTCGTACATTTATTATTTCATTTTAGCAAGTTGTTGTCTGATACGTTTGTAATCACTGTGTGAAACCATTGTAGATTTACGCAAGTGACGTTTTTGTTTTTGAGATTTGTTTGCAAACATGTGGCTACGTTTTGCGTGGCTACGTTTAAGTTTACCAGAACCCGTTCTCTTGAAACGTTTTGCTGAACCTTTATGTGTCTTTTGCTTAGGCATTGTTGATTTCCTCCTACACTTATCTTATTTCTCAGATTTCGGTGCCAGCATCAAGAACATGCTACGACCATCCATTTTAGCTTTCGATTCGACTTGTGAAATGTCA
Coding sequences within:
- the rpmI gene encoding 50S ribosomal protein L35; translation: MPKQKTHKGSAKRFKRTGSGKLKRSHAKRSHMFANKSQKQKRHLRKSTMVSHSDYKRIRQQLAKMK